In Hermetia illucens chromosome 5, iHerIll2.2.curated.20191125, whole genome shotgun sequence, a single window of DNA contains:
- the LOC119657218 gene encoding uncharacterized protein LOC119657218 — protein MFSTRVVTVLFCALTFVNVSQSGESQHKASFLKLATCQEYDIESTSCQHYFPVDVFKNHRTDEYKLYLKFYVMTGHDANIVLSSSLKKSDIQYIIVVGGGGNTYSWLRNGTDTTVGLDSRMVGILSPLWPATIIVRQKYGGQLEVAVPGVADPLLRAEAADLEVQSVCLFAWDNQSRWFYNCSDQEDHCLAIRENCAQPVSNKSQ, from the exons ATGTTTTCGACTCGCGTAGTGACTGTGTTATTCTGTGCTCTTACGTTTGTAAACGTTAGCCAAAGTGGAGAAAGCCAACATAAGGCGTCATTTTTAAAGTTAGCAACCTGCCAAGAATATGACATCGAGTCGACATCATGTCAACATTATTTTCCCGTCGACGTTTTTAAGAATCATAGAACGGACGAATACAAGCTTTATCTAAAGTTCTATGTGATGACTGGACATGACGCGAATATTGTACTCTCGAGTTCACTAAAGAAATCTGATATCCAGTATATAATCG TGGTTGGCGGGGGAGGTAACACATACTCATGGCTTAGAAATGGAACTGACACGACAGTAGGATTGGACAGCCGAATGGTGGGAATCCTCTCCCCGCTTTGGCCCGCCACAATAATTGTTCGACAGAAATATG GTGGGCAGTTAGAGGTGGCAGTCCCAGGCGTGGCAGACCCTCTTCTGAGGGCTGAAGCAGCTGACCTGGAAGTGCAATCAGTTTGCCTGTTTGCATGGGATAATCAGAGTCGCTGGTTTTACAACTGTTCTGACCAAGAAG ATCACTGTTTGGCAATACGTGAAAATTGCGCTCAGCCTGTTTCAAACAAAAGTCAATAA